Genomic window (Acomys russatus chromosome 2, mAcoRus1.1, whole genome shotgun sequence):
ggaagcctTCCTATAGTCTGCTTCTTGGCTCCCTACTGCTCTcgaacaaatgaacaaaggagTCAATGAGGCTGAAAGCTGATTGAccagtgtgagcgtgtgctgcaGTGGGGTCTCCGCTAGCAAGATGCACAAACCCACAGGGCGTGAGTGACAAGTGTGGTACCTGCAGAAAGGCAGCCAAAACTGCCAGGCCTCCTGGGCGACCCAAGGCTTCATGGAGTTCTGAGAAAGCAGTACTGAGGTGAACCACATGGATCTAGAGAGGACATCAGggtcagagagaggagaggccagaGCTCTGACCATACCCTCCTTGTTCCTCCTGCAATAGCCCAGTGCCCACCTCAGCAGGGAACCGGTGGCCATTGACAGTATGCTCTGAGCCTGGGTGATCTGAAGTTCCCCAGTGGAGATGCAGCTGCAGGGCCCGGTATTCCTGCCCTGGTCCCAGAGCCATCTTCAGACCCGGTGGCAGAGTCAGCTGTACTGCGTGAGGAGCGGCGAGTGAGCGATGTCGACCCACCCTTGAACACCAGCAAGAACCCTCGGCACAGCTTGATTGCCACTCCCCTCCGCAGGTCCCCGCCCCAGGCGCCTCACCCGTGTGGCCATTGTTGCACAGGCTCAGTTCTGGATGAGGCTGGAGCTCGTAGCCTACAAGTTCCAGGGGCTGCAGAGTGTGGCAGAATGAGGTGAGCTCCGGGCGGATATCTACAGGGGACTGAAAGCGGCCAGCACAGGCTGGGGAAACCTGGGGCCAGAGTCGGGTGCCTGGGACGAGAGGAAAAGGTGCAAGGAGTCTGATGATGAGGATAGGAATCGTTAGGATAAGTGAGGGGTGGAGTCAGGAGGTGGAGGCGGTCTGAGAGGGCGGGGAGAGcgaggtggggtgggaagagtGAGGATGTGGGTCCAGACTAAAGCCAGATCTGGGCATGCTGGAGCTGCTGATCAAGATCACTGGGTTCCCAGATTTGGTCCGTGTGGAGGTGGTGTCTTACCTCCATAGCTCCAAAGACTGTGGCCACCCCCTGCATAAATGAGACGAATAAATAAGCCCCACTCTCACAGCCCGGCCCTTTCCCAGTGCCCAGAATGAAGATTTCCTCTCGCTCTGGTGGTGGCCTCCCTCATGTCTTGCAAGGGCGGGACAGGCAATAGAAATGAATGCATCGGGCTAGGTGCAAAGCACAGTGGACTACCACCAACCGCGACTCAGCCACTGCGGGCGGAGGGGGGCGGCAGCGTGATCAGCAGACCTACTGGCAGGAAGGCAGTTTGCAAAGTGCTGTAATCTGTAGAGTGGCTTCAGTTTGCAGACCCACGTCAGCAGACTATCTCACCTTCCCACTCACCCCTCTTTCCTTTGGTGACTCACACCTGAAGTCCCAGAACTCAGTGAGAGGTAGAGGCTGGTAGGTGGCAGAAGATAGcccaaggccaccctgagctacacaATAAGACTCTATCTTACCTCCCTTGCATAAAGCAATACAAAGTACCTCTAACTTTGATTGCTTTCTAACACTACAaactgtaggtgagtggtgagtggtggttGTGAGCTCCCTGTATGCCTTCTAGAACTCTTTTTCTACTCTTCTCATCAtactttttctccctctttatgcttttttcttttcttttctttcttttttctttttaatatatttatttatttatcatatatacagtgttctgcctgaaggcctgaagaggacaccattctcattatagatggttgtgagccaccatgtggttgctgggaattgaactcaggacctttgggggagcagccagtgctcttaacctctgagccatctctccagcccccacccacccactttttttttttttttaagtttttcaagacaggatctctctgggtatcctgggctttctttgtagaccaggctggccttgaactctctgccacctgcctgcctctgcttcccaagtgctgggattaaaggcttgcaccaccacacccggcctctacacttattttttccctctctgtccactcctcaattttatttcctcttcaactcccttcccccccccaaccccccaccttTTTTCCTTATCTCTTCCAACTAATCtgggctttttccttctcccctaaAAAGGGAATACTATTAAAGTACAATTCCCGCATACTTCCTGCTAGGGCTGGGCCGTAGGGAAGGGAAGCATAACCTACCTGAGCCTAGATTTGGAAGCTAATGACCACTTACCTTTTTCATCTCTGTGGTGACCTTGACTGTCCTCAGGAGCCTCCACAGTGGGTAAGTCCTCTAACTTGAGGGAATCCTCCTTTCTGGCTTTAGAGTTAACTTCAGGTGTATCTGCCTCTCCACGTGCATCCTCTTCACTGGGCAGATCCTCCACGCCCAGATCATCCTCCCCAGATGAACTTTCTCCCGGGGAGGCCTCCCCCTGCATCCCAGACAGGACCTGGGGATGAGTGGACACTAGGAACAGCAGGAACAGCAACAGCTGCACAGTAGGGGCTGGGCTCGACCAAGGGGCCCAGGGGCTGGGACCCAGGGAAGCCATGCGGCTGACTGGGGTGTCCCGGGACATGGTGTGTACGGGCTGTACGTGCATCGGAAATAGGAGCTTGTGGGGGAGGAGCAAGCCTTGAGGGGAGCAGGCTGACTCACAGAGTGCCCTTCTGTAGAGATGGAGCCAAAGTCCCGCAGGTCTGACTGGCCCTGTGCCCCCTCCCCGATACCAATGCCTGGACACAGGATGGGTGAGGGGCAGGCGTGTTCACAGGCAGAAGGTTATCAGAATCACCAGCTCAGCCAGGAGCCCAAGGCACCACCTGGCACTGTGTAGGTTCTCCCTGGCACCACCCAGCTCCTGCCTGCCAGTCCCTGGCCAGTCTCTGCTAGGCCTGGCCTGCTTCCCAGCCCCagcagggaagagggaaaaaagggagcTGGGGCCCCATGTAGTTGGGCCAAAGATGAGAAACCCATATATATATCCTGGCCCACTCAGGAAGCAGGTAAAGACACTGGAGGAGCCTAGGGTTGGGTAGGTGGAGGGGCGCACAGGTGAGTAGGAAGCAAATCTGAGCACGAGTGTTTGAGTACACACAAGAGACGGCTACCCCCGACTGCCTGACGAAGTATGACCATTTTCTTTGTCCGGTTTCCAAGTCTTCAAAACCTCACCCAAGAAACGATTCAGTCTTGTCTCTTGtctcttgcttttgcttttccccCTAATGTTCCAGTCAgattgttcgtgtgtgtgtgtgtgtgtgtgtgtgtgttgtgtgtgtgtatgtgtgtgtgtacacgcgcgctTGTGCTTCCatgcttttttgctttgttgtttgttgttttttcagtgctggggacagaatccAGGGTgacatgcctgcaggccagcagcCTTCCTGCTGAGTTACCCTACCAGCCCTAAACTATTCATTTTTCTCCCTCAACTTGTTACTGCATTGTGAACCTAAGTCTTCATGTCTGCATTCTGCGTCTATTTAATACCCACGGTATGTTAGGCATTGGGCTGTAGACTAGGGATACGGGAAATGAAAAGAAGCCTCTCTATCTGAGGAGCTCACGCCAGTGAGTGAGGACAAATATCATAATTCTGCCTCAAGAAAATATGAAGTGGGCAAGATCTGTTCCCACTTTTGAAGAAGAGATAGGAGCTCTGGGCAAAGAAGACTCACGAAGTATTTGGAACCGAgactggccagatggctcagacttgccaccaagtctgatgatctgagttggGACACCAGAATCAACACGGTGGAAAGAAAGAATCAtctcctacaaattgtcctctggcccccatgtgtgccatagcatatgcatatgtgcacatatacgcACAACAGATAAATAAAGATATGCGAAAGGAAATCTTTCAAAGAGAGCGACAGAATCCAGTTCTCATATCAGGCCATGTTGACTGCCATGAGAACCGAGTGCACAGGGAGGCTGGGTACAAAGAACCAGGACAGGGTCAGAACGGATGCGGGGCTCCCAGTCTGTTCCCTTAGTGAACATTTACTGAGTCTCTCCAATCTTCCAGATCCTGCCACTGTCCCCGAGCACAGAGCATAGACTAGGAGACAGCTCCCTGTGGCCTCAGCAATTACAAAAGAACAGGCCATTTCATGCCTGTATCTATAAGACAATGTTGTGGGCATGCACCGGTGTGCATGAATAGGCTGATTAAATGCAATGAACTGTTTTTATTCCTGTTGCATACAGCTATATCCATGGCTCCAGGTAACCCTGATGTCTCTTTCGGAACCTTCTAGATGATGCCCCTGATTTCAAGGGTAATGTCTAGTACAGGAGGGTCCAAGGAACCTCGTCTGAGCGACCCAGAAGGGTTTAACattggttattatttttaaattaatttatctttgtttcatgtgcattggtgttttgcctccatgcatgtctgtgtgaaggtgtcagattcccttgagctgaggttacagatagttgtgagctgtcatgtaggtgctaggaattgaacccaggtcctctgccactgagtcatctccccagcccttaacTTTGGTTATGGATGTTTGCAAATCACCATGGtgttaaatgttttcattatcttACTTTTCTAAATCCCTTCTATTCTTTCACTCAGcccctttttaattttaatttgtttgtttgtttggttggttagttggttgattttggttttacaaggctggcctctaactcacagtgatctgcctgcctctgcctcctgagtgctgggattacaagcatatgccaccGCCCAgacctttaattttaattttttttccgagacagggtctctctatgtagccttagctgtcctgtactccctttgtagaccaggctgtcctcgaactcacagcaatccggctgcctctgcctcccaagtgctgggattaaaggcatgcgccaccatgcttggctcttaattttaattttgtgtgtgtgtgtaagaatagatactcacagaagccaaaagtgttggatctgtgtgtgtgtgtgtgtgtgtgtgtgtgtgtgtgtgtgtgtgtgtgtatttggatatggaggccagagggcaactttaaggagtcagttctcttctacctttatgtggatTCGAGGCATCACACTCAGGTCGCCAGAGGCCACAGAAGCAGAGAGGACCATACTGCTAGCTGGAGCCTAGGGGCTATGTCTATGCCTTTCTCTAATACCAATCCCACTTTTACTCATTTTCCGTCTTGCCAGGATTTTTGTATGCTTCCTGGCAGTACCACGGTCCCACAGCCCTGGGTGCATCACTTTCTCCTTTTGTAGGCTTCCTCCCATCACATGAGGCTCACAAGGCAAGTGACTTTATCTGCAGAACCAGCCTGCTAACCCAAGAAGCCTTTCTTAACCAACCCTGCCACCAGTCCGGAAGAGCTCAATGGTGCCTCTCAACTACCACCCTTCTGTGCTTGATGCTTGACCCCAGTAGTAATCTTGCTCACACTTTAGTTCATATTAATGTGATTTATGGCGTTTTATCTGCTCTGCTAACCTTGTGCTCCATGAGGGCAGGGTTCATGGAGCCAATCTTTTATTCAGTGGCTACAATCAAGTAATTTCTCCCTGCAGAACACCTTGTCAGGTGCTTTTAGGGGCTCACTGTCAGTGACTTATGTGTGCCAAACCACAACTGCCCCCCCCAAAAATcctccttttattgtttttttggaacatggtctcactatgtagtccaggctggcttggaattcactctgtagtgtCAAACCCTATATAAtcttcttgcttcagcctcctgggtactgaGATTTCAGGAACATATGACCATGCCTGGCAGGGAATCTGTTTTACAGTACTTCAAATTGTCTGACAGTTGTATTGTACGTTGAAATTTCCATGGCTGGATAAAGCTGTCTTCCTTGCACTCATCTTAGAAGATAGCCAGCCAAGAAGTCTAGGTTGCCATTTCTGGAGTAGGTAGGATGTGGTTACCTAGCATGCACCAGACCCTGTCGGCCTTTCTGAAGCTAAGTTCAGCGCCATTCATGGCATTGTGACCCATCATGTACCCATAGTCGGCTGTTTTCAGAACCTTGCTTGGATTCTGGCTCATGGAAGAAACACAGTAAGGTCTAAATTGGAATGGCTTGTCAAAGGTGGACC
Coding sequences:
- the Ca9 gene encoding carbonic anhydrase 9, which encodes MHVQPVHTMSRDTPVSRMASLGPSPWAPWSSPAPTVQLLLFLLFLVSTHPQVLSGMQGEASPGESSSGEDDLGVEDLPSEEDARGEADTPEVNSKARKEDSLKLEDLPTVEAPEDSQGHHRDEKGGGHSLWSYGGTRLWPQVSPACAGRFQSPVDIRPELTSFCHTLQPLELVGYELQPHPELSLCNNGHTVQLTLPPGLKMALGPGQEYRALQLHLHWGTSDHPGSEHTVNGHRFPAEIHVVHLSTAFSELHEALGRPGGLAVLAAFLQESPEENSAYEQLLSHLDEIAEEGSKIEIPGLDVSALLPSDLSRYYRYEGSLTTPPCSQGVIWTVFNQTVKLSAKQLHTLSVSLWGSRDSRLQLNFRATQPLNGRMIEASFPAGVDSSPEPAHVNSCLGAGDILALVFGLLFAATSAAFLIQMRRLHRHGGGTKDRVGYSPAEMAETGA